GATGACACCCGCTTTCTTTCCCTGCCCAAACGCAAACCGTTGCGTGCCGCAAAAGGCCATCCGGTCACACAATTATGGTATGCCCGCCAGGGGATCATCACCCCGGAGATGGAGTTCATTGCCATCCGGGAAAACCAGGGACTGGAATTCTTGGCGGAACCACCGGCAGAGCAGGCACCGCGCAATTCCCCACGCCATCAGCATCAAGGTCCCGGTGATCGCGCTGATGCACCCGAGGTGTTCCGTCGATTCCCCCAACGCATCCCCCGCTGCATCACCCCCGAATTTGTGCGTGAAGAGGTGGCGTCAGGCCGCGCGATCATTCCGGCCAACATCAACCACCCGGAAGTCGAGCCGATCATCATCGGGCGCAATTTCCTGGTGAAAATCAACGCCAACATCGGCAACAGCGCCGTGGCTTCCTCGATCGAGGAGGAAGTGGAGAAGATGCGCTGGGCCACCAAGTGGGGCGCGGACACGGTCATGGACCTTTCCACTGGCAAGAACATCCATGCGACCCGGGAATGGATTCTGCGCAATTCGCCGGTGCCCATCGGCACCGTTCCAATTTATCAGGCGTTGGAAAAAGTCGGCGGACGCCCTGAAGCGTTAACCTGGGAAATCTTCCGTGACACCTTGATCGAACAATGCGAGCAGGGGGTGGATTATTTCACCATCCACGCGGGCGTCCTGTTGCGGTTCATTCCGCTGACTGCCCGGCGAGTGACCGGAATCGTCAGCCGCGGCGGAAGCATCATGGCCAAATGGTGCCTGGCGCATCACCAGGAGAATTTCCTTTATACGCACTGGGACGAGATTTGTGAAATCCTAGCGGCGTACGATGTGGCCTTCAGCATCGGCGACGGATTGCGTCCCGGCAGCATCGCGGACGCCAACGATGACGCGCAATTCGCCGAATTGCAGGTGCAAGGCGGTTTGACCAAGCGCGCGTGGGAATTCGGCGTGCAAGTGATGAACGAGGGACCGGGCCATGTGCCGCTGCATTTGATCCATGAGAACATGATGCGCCAGTTGGAGTGGTGCCATGAAGCGCCGTTCTACACTCTGGGACCGCTGGTGACGGATCTGGCAGCGGGTTACGATCACTTTGCCAGTGCGATCGGTGCGGCAATGATCGGCTGGTATGGCACCGCCATGCTCTGCTACGTGACTCCCAAAGAGCACCTGGGGTTGCCCAACCGGCAGGATGTGAAAGACGGGGTGATCGCGTACAAAATCGCCGCGCACGCGGCCGACCTCGCCAAGGGCCATCCGGGTGCGCAGTACCGGGACAACGCCTTGAGCAAAGCGCGCTTTGAATTCCGCTGGGAAGATCAATTCAGCCTCAGCCTGGACCCGGAAACCGCGCGCGCGTTCCATGACGAAACGCTGCCGCAGGACGGCGCCAAGACCGCGCACTTCTGCAGCATGTGCGGCCCCCACTTCTGCGCCATGAAGATCACGGAAGATGTGCGGCAATACGCGGCTGAACACGGGATGTCGGACGAAGCGGCGTTGAAGCTCGGACTGGAAGAAAAAGCGGCTGAGTTTGTGAAAAAGGGCGCCGAGGTTTACTTGCCATAAAAAACGCCGAACACCAAAACTTTCGGTTCTCGGGATTCGGATTTCGGATTTTTTAGGAAGTGGAGCCAGCGGTCGGATTTGAACCGACGACCCATGCTTTACGAAAGCATTGCTCTACCAACTGAGCTACGCTGGCTTAACCAACAGGCGG
The Verrucomicrobiota bacterium DNA segment above includes these coding regions:
- the thiC gene encoding phosphomethylpyrimidine synthase ThiC, with translation MIATKNSLPSAEPLPNSRRVYVSGKIHPDIRVPMREVTVQATQRLDGSQAANPPVRMYDASGPWGDPEFHGEITQGLPQLRRPWILARGDVTEYEGREVKPLDDGYLSATHAALGERAANSPDDTRFLSLPKRKPLRAAKGHPVTQLWYARQGIITPEMEFIAIRENQGLEFLAEPPAEQAPRNSPRHQHQGPGDRADAPEVFRRFPQRIPRCITPEFVREEVASGRAIIPANINHPEVEPIIIGRNFLVKINANIGNSAVASSIEEEVEKMRWATKWGADTVMDLSTGKNIHATREWILRNSPVPIGTVPIYQALEKVGGRPEALTWEIFRDTLIEQCEQGVDYFTIHAGVLLRFIPLTARRVTGIVSRGGSIMAKWCLAHHQENFLYTHWDEICEILAAYDVAFSIGDGLRPGSIADANDDAQFAELQVQGGLTKRAWEFGVQVMNEGPGHVPLHLIHENMMRQLEWCHEAPFYTLGPLVTDLAAGYDHFASAIGAAMIGWYGTAMLCYVTPKEHLGLPNRQDVKDGVIAYKIAAHAADLAKGHPGAQYRDNALSKARFEFRWEDQFSLSLDPETARAFHDETLPQDGAKTAHFCSMCGPHFCAMKITEDVRQYAAEHGMSDEAALKLGLEEKAAEFVKKGAEVYLP